The following are encoded in a window of Terriglobales bacterium genomic DNA:
- the rfbF gene encoding glucose-1-phosphate cytidylyltransferase, protein MKAVILAGGMGTRISEETVLRPKPMIEIGGRPILWHIMKIYSAHGIHDFVICCGFKGFQIKEYFANYFLHTSDVTFDVSRNRVEVHRNTAEPWRVTVVDTGLETQTGGRLKRVREYLGKDDCCFTYGDGLADINIKALVAFHKKQKTLVTVTAVEPPARFGALELRGSRVVRFREKPSGEGWVSGGFFVLKPKVIDYIADDHTIWEREPLERLAREGQLSTYKHSGFWQPMDTLRDKNHLEELWNSGQAPWKVWR, encoded by the coding sequence TTGAAAGCCGTCATATTGGCCGGGGGAATGGGGACGCGCATCAGCGAAGAGACCGTGCTGCGCCCCAAGCCCATGATCGAGATCGGTGGGCGCCCCATCCTCTGGCACATCATGAAGATCTACTCCGCCCACGGCATCCACGATTTCGTCATCTGCTGCGGCTTCAAGGGATTCCAGATCAAGGAATACTTCGCCAACTACTTCCTGCACACCTCCGATGTCACCTTCGACGTCTCCCGCAACAGGGTGGAAGTGCACCGCAACACCGCCGAGCCCTGGCGGGTGACCGTGGTGGACACCGGGCTCGAGACCCAGACCGGCGGCCGCCTGAAGCGTGTCCGCGAGTACCTCGGCAAGGACGATTGCTGCTTCACCTACGGCGATGGCCTGGCCGACATCAACATCAAGGCGCTGGTGGCCTTCCACAAGAAGCAGAAGACGCTGGTCACGGTCACTGCGGTCGAGCCGCCGGCGCGCTTCGGCGCCCTCGAACTGCGCGGCTCGCGCGTGGTGCGCTTCCGCGAGAAGCCGAGCGGCGAAGGCTGGGTCAGCGGCGGATTCTTCGTGCTCAAGCCGAAAGTCATCGACTACATCGCCGACGACCACACCATCTGGGAGCGCGAGCCCCTGGAGCGCCTGGCCCGCGAAGGCCAGCTCTCTACCTACAAGCACAGCGGTTTCTGGCAGCCCATGGACACGCTCCGCGACAAGAACCACCTCGAGGAACTCTGGAACTCCGGGCAGGCCCCGTGGAAGGTATGGCGGTGA
- the rfbC gene encoding dTDP-4-dehydrorhamnose 3,5-epimerase — protein MKFLPTSLAGACVIEIDPLTDERGFFARTWCREEFRRNGLNPGLAQCSLSVTTKKGTLRGLHIQRAPHEEAKIVRCTAGRIYDVIVDLRSASPTFKRWFALELTAAAHNMLYVPEGFAHGFQTLEDGCEVFYQMSCPYHAPSASGVRWDDPAFQISWPLPVSVISQADRSYPDFRG, from the coding sequence GTGAAGTTCCTGCCTACTTCGCTGGCAGGGGCCTGCGTCATCGAGATCGACCCCCTCACCGACGAACGCGGCTTTTTCGCCCGCACCTGGTGTCGCGAAGAGTTCCGGCGCAACGGCCTCAATCCCGGCCTCGCCCAGTGCAGTCTTTCCGTGACCACGAAGAAGGGGACTCTTCGCGGGTTGCATATCCAGCGTGCCCCGCACGAAGAGGCCAAGATCGTCCGCTGCACCGCCGGGCGTATCTATGACGTCATCGTGGACCTTCGTTCCGCTTCTCCGACCTTCAAGCGCTGGTTCGCCCTCGAACTCACCGCCGCCGCCCACAACATGCTCTATGTGCCCGAGGGTTTCGCCCACGGGTTTCAAACCCTCGAAGACGGATGCGAGGTCTTCTACCAGATGTCGTGCCCGTACCACGCTCCGTCTGCCTCCGGCGTGCGCTGGGACGATCCCGCGTTCCAGATCTCCTGGCCCCTTCCGGTCTCGGTCATCTCCCAGGCGGATCGCTCCTACCCGGATTTCCGTGGATGA
- a CDS encoding glycosyltransferase family 4 protein — MAETRPLRLLIAVTSPLSLLMLAGQPAFLRRHGFEVTVAAGSGRPLADLAESEDVRVLELPWERGISPLGDLLSLGRLFWWLRRNRPLIVNAGTPKAGLIAALAGVLARVPCRVYVLHGLRYETFTGMRRALLFASDWIACRCCHRVYCVSDSVRHSALAAGLTRSQQSTVIAHGSCNGIDADRYEPTAGLAARSAAARRSLDIPANAPVLGFVGRLARDKGIHELLLAFERLKARVPDLRLLVLGDPDPVDPLEESELRILRERQDIVCTGFVDDPETYYGIMDVFVLPTYREGFPTTVLEAQAAGKPVVTTTATGAVDSIVDGVTGILVPPRDVEALCGAIERLLLDPVTATRMGTAGRERVLRYFQRQQVWNWLLHAYRDLLSTRGLPVPETASPVSGAAREVVR; from the coding sequence ATGGCCGAAACCCGTCCCTTACGGCTCCTGATTGCCGTGACCTCGCCACTCAGCCTGCTGATGCTCGCCGGTCAGCCGGCGTTCCTTCGTCGCCACGGATTCGAGGTCACAGTGGCGGCCGGCAGCGGCCGGCCCCTCGCCGATCTGGCTGAGAGCGAGGATGTCCGCGTCCTGGAGCTGCCCTGGGAACGTGGCATTTCGCCTTTGGGCGATCTGCTATCGCTGGGGCGCCTGTTCTGGTGGCTGCGCCGCAACCGGCCCCTGATTGTGAACGCCGGGACTCCCAAGGCGGGCTTGATCGCGGCCCTCGCGGGCGTGCTGGCGCGCGTTCCCTGCCGCGTATACGTCCTGCACGGCCTGCGTTACGAGACCTTCACTGGCATGCGCCGGGCGCTGCTCTTTGCCAGCGACTGGATCGCCTGCCGCTGCTGCCACCGGGTGTATTGCGTGAGCGACAGCGTGCGCCACAGTGCCCTCGCGGCCGGCCTCACCCGTTCCCAGCAGAGTACGGTGATCGCCCACGGCAGTTGCAATGGCATCGATGCCGATCGCTACGAGCCCACTGCGGGCCTGGCCGCCCGATCGGCAGCCGCCCGCCGCTCGCTGGACATTCCCGCCAATGCGCCGGTGCTCGGTTTTGTCGGCCGCCTTGCCCGCGACAAGGGGATCCACGAACTCTTGCTGGCGTTCGAGAGATTGAAGGCCAGGGTGCCGGACCTTCGGCTGCTGGTGCTTGGCGATCCTGACCCGGTCGATCCTTTAGAGGAGTCTGAGCTTCGCATCCTGCGCGAACGCCAGGACATCGTCTGCACCGGCTTTGTGGACGATCCTGAGACCTATTACGGGATCATGGATGTTTTCGTTCTTCCCACCTACCGGGAAGGCTTTCCCACCACCGTGCTGGAAGCCCAGGCAGCGGGGAAGCCGGTGGTGACCACCACCGCCACCGGCGCGGTCGATTCCATCGTCGACGGCGTCACCGGGATCCTGGTCCCGCCGCGCGACGTGGAGGCGCTCTGTGGCGCCATCGAGCGCCTGCTGCTCGACCCGGTGACGGCAACACGGATGGGCACAGCCGGACGCGAGCGTGTCCTGCGGTATTTTCAGCGGCAGCAGGTGTGGAACTGGCTCCTGCATGCTTACCGCGACCTACTCTCTACCCGCGGTTTGCCGGTGCCTGAAACAGCGAGCCCCGTCTCCGGCGCCGCCCGCGAGGTGGTCCGCTGA
- the rfbG gene encoding CDP-glucose 4,6-dehydratase, with the protein MNPAFWKGKRVLLTGHTGFKGSWMALWLRELEAQLAGFALPPPTDPSLFDLARVGGGMRSVIGDLCAAGRFAAVVREERPEIILHMAAQSLVRRSYADPVGTYATNVMGTVQVLEAARQGAEVRVVLVITSDKCYENSGSERGYTEDDPMGGRDPYSSSKGCAELVTAAYRDSFFAHRTTAVASARAGNVIGGGDFAEDRLVPDAIRAFLAGKQVLIRNPRAVRPWQHVLEPLGGYLALVEKLWQEPQAYAGSWNFGPGELDCVPVSNVVTRLTELWGQRSSWAADTAPHPPESQVLKLDSSKARARLGWSPRWDLERALQATVEWYKAYRDGADVRRLALDQICAYQAMPAPTGAER; encoded by the coding sequence GTGAATCCCGCATTCTGGAAGGGGAAACGCGTCCTGCTCACCGGCCACACCGGCTTCAAGGGAAGCTGGATGGCGCTGTGGCTGCGGGAACTGGAGGCGCAACTCGCAGGCTTCGCGCTGCCCCCGCCCACCGATCCCAGTCTGTTCGATCTGGCACGCGTCGGCGGCGGCATGCGGTCCGTGATCGGGGATCTGTGCGCTGCCGGGCGCTTCGCCGCGGTGGTGCGGGAGGAGCGCCCGGAGATCATTCTCCACATGGCGGCGCAGTCGCTGGTCCGCCGCTCCTATGCCGATCCGGTCGGCACGTATGCCACCAACGTCATGGGCACGGTGCAGGTGCTGGAGGCGGCGCGGCAGGGCGCGGAGGTGCGCGTCGTGCTGGTCATCACCAGCGACAAGTGCTACGAGAATTCGGGTTCCGAGCGTGGCTACACCGAGGATGACCCCATGGGCGGCCGGGACCCGTACTCCAGCAGCAAGGGTTGCGCCGAGCTGGTGACTGCGGCCTACCGCGATTCGTTCTTCGCCCACCGGACTACGGCGGTCGCCTCGGCGCGTGCCGGCAACGTGATCGGCGGTGGCGACTTCGCCGAGGATCGCCTGGTGCCCGACGCCATCCGCGCCTTCCTCGCCGGTAAGCAGGTTCTCATCCGCAATCCCCGGGCGGTGCGGCCCTGGCAGCACGTCCTGGAACCGCTGGGCGGCTATCTTGCTCTCGTGGAAAAGCTCTGGCAGGAGCCCCAGGCCTACGCTGGGAGCTGGAACTTCGGTCCTGGAGAGCTTGACTGCGTCCCGGTGTCCAACGTGGTCACGCGCCTGACAGAACTCTGGGGACAGCGGTCCTCCTGGGCGGCCGACACCGCGCCACATCCGCCGGAGTCGCAGGTGCTCAAGCTCGACTCCAGCAAGGCTCGCGCCCGGTTGGGGTGGTCTCCCCGCTGGGACCTGGAACGCGCCCTGCAGGCCACGGTCGAGTGGTACAAAGCCTATCGCGACGGCGCCGATGTTCGCCGGCTGGCGCTCGACCAGATCTGCGCCTATCAAGCCATGCCCGCGCCAACGGGGGCGGAGCGATGA
- a CDS encoding DUF3473 domain-containing protein: MPEPTRTPNILSIDLEEWYQLSHRYLSGQSIPPRDSIFREVDYLLDVLQRHGARATFFALGLLIESHPELVRRIATAGHEIGSHGYEHLQIFRLTREQFQEDTRRAKQVVEDALGAPVRGYRAAYFSINRASLWALEVLAENGFEYDSSIFPVRHRRYGIADFDRRILRYRLPNGLTITEVPLATVRLAGTNLPVAGGGYVRLLPYPLLRRAVRKLNASGAPLVTYFHPYEFDDERLDLLRVFHPAGPSAALRARIVNFQQNLGRSSMRGKLERLLQDFRFTTFAEYLREADLSESRTLLPAESGQVRRAVCG; the protein is encoded by the coding sequence ATGCCGGAACCCACCCGCACGCCGAACATCCTGTCGATCGATCTGGAGGAGTGGTATCAGCTCTCGCATCGCTATCTCTCCGGCCAGTCGATCCCCCCGCGCGATTCCATCTTCCGCGAGGTGGATTATCTCCTCGATGTGTTGCAGCGCCACGGCGCCCGCGCCACCTTCTTCGCGCTCGGCCTCCTGATCGAAAGTCACCCGGAGCTGGTCCGACGCATTGCGACCGCCGGCCACGAGATCGGTTCTCACGGATACGAGCACCTGCAGATCTTCCGCCTGACCCGGGAGCAGTTCCAGGAGGATACCCGGCGCGCGAAGCAGGTCGTGGAAGACGCGCTGGGCGCGCCGGTCCGCGGCTACCGCGCCGCCTATTTCTCCATCAACCGCGCCTCCCTGTGGGCGCTCGAAGTCTTGGCGGAAAACGGGTTCGAATACGATTCCAGCATCTTTCCCGTGCGCCACCGCCGCTACGGCATCGCCGACTTCGACCGCCGCATCTTGCGCTACCGCCTGCCCAACGGCCTGACCATCACGGAGGTCCCGCTGGCGACGGTGCGCCTGGCCGGGACTAACCTTCCCGTCGCCGGCGGCGGCTACGTGCGCCTCCTGCCGTATCCGCTCCTGCGCCGTGCGGTCAGGAAGCTCAACGCATCGGGTGCGCCCCTCGTCACCTATTTCCATCCGTATGAGTTCGACGACGAGCGGCTCGACCTGTTGCGAGTGTTCCACCCCGCCGGCCCATCGGCGGCGCTGCGCGCGCGGATCGTGAATTTCCAGCAGAACCTCGGGCGTTCTTCCATGCGGGGCAAGCTGGAGCGGCTGTTGCAGGATTTCCGCTTTACCACGTTCGCGGAGTACCTGAGAGAGGCTGATCTGAGTGAGAGTCGAACGCTACTTCCAGCAGAAAGCGGACAAGTTCGACGCGCTGTATGCGGATGA
- a CDS encoding class I SAM-dependent methyltransferase, producing MSALQCRLCGAPLSHTFLDLGVSPLANSYLKPEQLAQPEVFYPLHARVCDRCFLVQVDAFELPEHIFSDYLYFSSYSQSWLRHAKDYVEMITGRLGLGASSQVVEIASNDGYLLQYFVERGVPVLGIEPAENVARVAREKGVATLVKFFGTQTARELVTQGKQADLLIGNNVLAHTPLPNDFVAGLKLLLKRTGVVTMEFPHLLRLIEDNQFDTIYHEHFSYFSFLTVRELFARHGLELFEVQQLATHGGSLRIYARHAEDRTKAVMPSVAALLAAEKSAGLSDLATYTSFSQKAYAAKFGLLSFLAHAKCEGKRVVGYGAPAKGNTLLNFCGIRTDFLDYTVDVSPYKQGTFLPGTHIPVFGPEKIAQTRPDYVLILPWNLRDEIVPQLAHVRDWGGKLVVPIPRVEVIA from the coding sequence ATGAGTGCGCTCCAGTGCCGCCTCTGCGGCGCGCCGCTCTCCCACACCTTCCTCGATCTCGGCGTCTCGCCGCTGGCGAATTCCTACCTCAAGCCCGAGCAGCTCGCGCAGCCGGAGGTCTTCTATCCGCTGCATGCGCGCGTCTGCGACCGTTGCTTCCTCGTCCAGGTTGACGCCTTCGAGCTCCCGGAGCACATCTTCTCCGATTATCTCTACTTCTCCTCTTATTCCCAGAGCTGGCTGCGACATGCGAAGGACTACGTGGAGATGATCACCGGGCGATTGGGCCTTGGCGCCTCGAGCCAGGTCGTCGAGATCGCAAGCAACGACGGCTACCTGCTGCAGTATTTCGTGGAGCGGGGCGTCCCGGTGCTGGGCATCGAGCCGGCGGAGAACGTAGCCCGCGTGGCCCGCGAGAAGGGCGTGGCCACTCTCGTCAAATTCTTTGGGACGCAGACCGCGCGCGAGTTGGTGACGCAGGGAAAGCAGGCCGACCTCCTCATCGGGAACAACGTGCTCGCCCATACTCCGCTGCCGAATGATTTCGTCGCCGGACTCAAGCTGCTGCTCAAGAGAACGGGCGTCGTCACCATGGAGTTCCCCCACCTCCTGCGCCTGATCGAAGACAACCAGTTCGACACCATCTATCACGAGCACTTCTCGTACTTTTCTTTTCTGACCGTCCGCGAACTGTTCGCGCGGCATGGCCTGGAGCTCTTCGAGGTACAACAACTCGCGACCCATGGCGGCTCGCTGCGTATCTACGCCCGGCACGCGGAAGACCGGACCAAGGCAGTCATGCCCTCGGTCGCGGCACTGCTCGCGGCCGAGAAGTCTGCCGGCCTTTCTGACCTGGCTACCTACACCTCGTTCTCTCAGAAGGCCTATGCCGCCAAGTTCGGGTTGCTATCGTTCTTGGCGCACGCCAAGTGCGAGGGGAAGCGGGTTGTCGGTTACGGCGCCCCGGCGAAAGGGAACACCCTGCTGAACTTCTGCGGCATCCGCACCGACTTCCTCGACTACACCGTGGACGTCAGCCCGTACAAGCAGGGAACCTTTCTTCCAGGCACCCACATCCCAGTCTTTGGGCCGGAGAAGATCGCCCAGACCCGGCCCGACTACGTGCTGATCCTTCCGTGGAATCTTCGCGACGAGATCGTCCCGCAGCTTGCGCACGTGCGGGATTGGGGCGGCAAGCTGGTCGTGCCCATCCCCCGGGTCGAGGTGATCGCGTGA
- a CDS encoding GNAT family protein — protein MIRLGDVVLRPLEPRDVASLYSFRNDWEVIQYLGGFSAGYSRKNLEEWVTAHRNRADEVLWTIADACSDKSIGHVGLYKIDNRVRKAEFAIVIGDRGSWGKGLGRKVTQAVVDWGFEQLNLHKVSLSVLAFNKRAIELYRSLGFRQEGALRDEQFRSGRYHGLVLMSLLDREWRAHKRRRG, from the coding sequence ATGATCCGTCTCGGCGACGTCGTTCTCCGACCCCTCGAGCCCCGCGATGTGGCCAGCCTCTACTCGTTCCGCAACGACTGGGAGGTCATTCAGTACCTCGGCGGGTTCTCCGCGGGATACTCCCGGAAGAATCTGGAAGAATGGGTGACCGCCCACCGCAATCGTGCCGACGAAGTGCTTTGGACCATCGCCGACGCGTGCAGCGACAAGTCGATCGGCCACGTCGGCCTCTACAAGATCGACAACCGCGTGCGCAAAGCGGAGTTCGCCATCGTCATCGGCGACAGAGGTTCTTGGGGCAAGGGTCTCGGCCGGAAGGTCACCCAGGCTGTCGTGGACTGGGGTTTCGAGCAGCTCAACCTGCACAAGGTCTCCCTCTCCGTGCTTGCCTTCAACAAACGTGCCATCGAACTCTACCGCTCGCTGGGATTTCGACAGGAAGGGGCACTGCGCGACGAGCAGTTTCGCAGCGGCCGCTATCACGGCCTGGTGCTGATGTCCCTCCTTGACCGGGAATGGCGAGCGCACAAGCGCCGCCGCGGGTGA
- a CDS encoding GNAT family N-acetyltransferase, translating into MPVLLTAEDPVQSQRWNDLVDASPAPDLYYRPGYTRAYQVEGEGKAVALHVEAGDTAFLFPLLLRPLSKLPFAPGTAGQDAITPYGYGGILPLRSAHATPDQLRAGLTTLADWCKSNDVVSILLRLHPLLAQDEEFETVVGPELILHPFGPTTAVVLAEWSEESLRKDRRWNLAVARRALRTTWSAAVAPSPPAPSLPEALSLFRGLYEATMDRLGAATFYHFSPAYYQALADGVGDRMAVALAWSGDQAVAGSIFFADRRYAHYHLSATNDVGRKSKATTLLIREAIDWARARGCLRLHLGGGVRGDDSLFDFKKGFGGAVHQYCFAGLICDPVRYQGLVAARLAQGGAPPRQDYFPAYRA; encoded by the coding sequence ATGCCCGTCCTGCTCACCGCAGAGGATCCTGTCCAATCTCAGCGGTGGAACGATCTGGTAGACGCCTCTCCGGCGCCTGACCTCTACTACCGTCCCGGCTACACCCGCGCCTACCAAGTCGAGGGGGAAGGGAAGGCGGTCGCCCTGCACGTCGAGGCGGGCGATACCGCCTTCCTGTTCCCCTTATTGCTGCGCCCTCTCTCCAAACTGCCCTTCGCGCCAGGGACCGCCGGTCAGGATGCGATCACGCCCTACGGCTACGGCGGCATCCTCCCGTTGCGCTCCGCCCACGCCACACCCGACCAGTTGCGTGCCGGGCTCACAACCCTGGCCGATTGGTGCAAGTCGAATGATGTCGTCAGCATCCTGCTGCGGCTTCATCCCTTGCTTGCCCAAGATGAGGAGTTCGAAACGGTGGTGGGTCCCGAGTTGATCCTGCACCCGTTCGGCCCGACGACGGCCGTGGTGCTGGCCGAGTGGTCGGAAGAATCGCTTCGCAAGGACCGCCGCTGGAATCTGGCCGTGGCCCGTCGCGCGCTGCGCACCACCTGGAGCGCTGCGGTCGCGCCTTCTCCTCCGGCTCCATCTCTGCCCGAGGCGCTTTCCCTTTTCCGCGGTCTCTACGAGGCCACCATGGATCGTCTCGGTGCCGCCACCTTCTATCACTTCTCGCCCGCTTACTACCAGGCGCTTGCCGATGGTGTCGGGGACCGGATGGCGGTCGCCCTGGCCTGGAGCGGCGACCAGGCCGTCGCCGGCTCCATCTTTTTCGCCGACCGCCGTTACGCCCACTATCACCTCAGCGCGACCAACGATGTCGGGCGGAAGTCGAAGGCGACGACTTTGTTGATCCGCGAAGCCATCGACTGGGCGCGCGCCCGCGGTTGTCTCCGTCTGCATCTGGGCGGCGGCGTCCGCGGCGACGACAGCCTCTTCGACTTCAAGAAAGGCTTCGGCGGGGCGGTCCATCAATACTGCTTCGCCGGCCTGATCTGTGATCCTGTCCGCTACCAGGGTCTGGTGGCCGCCCGTCTTGCCCAGGGCGGTGCGCCTCCGCGCCAGGATTATTTTCCCGCGTATCGCGCCTGA
- a CDS encoding class I SAM-dependent methyltransferase, with translation MRVERYFQQKADKFDALYADENKFRYLLNRIFRRPIFLRAQLAVDALAGLPAGFTVLDVGCGSGRNSVLFAQAGAGKVVGIDFSERMLELARSFASSHQGGERCEFVRGDFLESDASRQYDAVVALGVFDYVSDPAGFLGKMSQAARHVVVASFPGLSLVRMPLRKIRYALRDCPVYFYRRKELDTIARAVGFTDYRLHPCGAYGSGFVLVAQTGPAR, from the coding sequence GTGAGAGTCGAACGCTACTTCCAGCAGAAAGCGGACAAGTTCGACGCGCTGTATGCGGATGAGAACAAGTTCCGCTACCTGCTGAATCGCATCTTCCGCCGGCCCATTTTCCTCCGCGCCCAACTGGCCGTGGACGCGCTGGCCGGCCTCCCCGCCGGTTTCACCGTGCTCGACGTGGGCTGCGGTTCCGGCCGCAACAGTGTGCTATTCGCCCAGGCCGGGGCGGGAAAGGTCGTGGGCATCGATTTCTCCGAGCGCATGCTCGAACTCGCCCGCTCCTTTGCCTCCTCCCACCAGGGCGGCGAGCGCTGCGAATTCGTGCGTGGCGATTTCCTGGAAAGCGATGCTTCCCGGCAGTACGACGCCGTGGTCGCCCTCGGAGTGTTTGATTACGTCAGCGACCCCGCCGGGTTCCTCGGCAAGATGTCCCAGGCGGCCCGGCACGTGGTGGTCGCCAGCTTTCCCGGCTTGTCCTTGGTGCGCATGCCGCTGCGCAAGATCCGCTACGCCCTGCGCGACTGCCCGGTCTATTTCTATCGCCGCAAGGAACTGGACACGATCGCCCGCGCCGTCGGGTTCACCGACTACCGGCTTCATCCTTGCGGCGCCTATGGCTCCGGCTTTGTCCTCGTGGCTCAGACCGGACCCGCCCGGTGA
- a CDS encoding glycosyltransferase produces the protein MASNSLQQGFASATHAPILYITLNGVLEPLGQSQVLPYIFALSRRGFPYALLSMERQRDLADEGAVERLERELGAHGITWAHLPYHTGGIGPVLQNCWALFWAGRRLIRSERIRLVHARSYVATSVAWALRLVTGVPYVFDMRGYWIDESVAEGRWFVRPFVYRVAKRLERRLVADAAAVTTLTGLQADDVRTGKLGNRAGKAAVTIPTCADYGMFAPRELSVVPPEVRARLEGKLVIGLVGSINASYRVEDCLRLFQAVLERRPEAHLLCLTQQPEAMAQLLSHFSLTQNSYTVRTVAHAEMPGWLSAMDWGLLLMNEGIAKRGSMPTKLAEFFAAGVRPVMAGCNPEARDWVRRAGSGIVLEDVTDAALQEAAARIASAVNADELARAREATRPHFSLESGVARYEALLQDLA, from the coding sequence GTGGCCTCAAATTCGCTGCAGCAGGGCTTCGCTTCCGCCACGCACGCTCCTATCCTGTACATCACGCTGAACGGGGTCCTCGAGCCCCTGGGACAGTCGCAGGTCCTGCCTTACATCTTCGCCCTCAGCCGCCGCGGGTTCCCGTATGCGCTGCTTTCCATGGAGCGGCAAAGGGACCTCGCGGATGAAGGTGCCGTCGAGCGACTGGAGCGCGAGCTGGGAGCGCACGGGATCACGTGGGCACACCTGCCCTATCACACCGGCGGCATCGGGCCGGTCTTGCAGAACTGCTGGGCGCTGTTCTGGGCAGGACGCAGGCTGATCCGGAGCGAGCGCATCCGCTTGGTGCATGCGCGTTCCTATGTCGCCACCTCGGTTGCCTGGGCCCTGCGCCTAGTGACCGGTGTCCCGTACGTGTTCGACATGCGCGGGTACTGGATCGACGAGAGCGTCGCCGAAGGCCGCTGGTTTGTCCGGCCATTCGTGTATCGCGTTGCCAAGCGGCTGGAGCGGCGTCTGGTGGCGGATGCGGCCGCCGTCACCACGCTCACCGGTCTGCAAGCCGATGACGTGCGCACTGGCAAGCTGGGCAACAGGGCAGGGAAGGCGGCGGTGACCATCCCCACCTGCGCCGACTATGGGATGTTCGCTCCGCGAGAGTTGTCCGTGGTTCCGCCGGAGGTCCGGGCGCGGCTGGAGGGGAAGCTGGTCATCGGCCTGGTCGGCTCCATCAATGCCTCCTATCGGGTGGAAGATTGTCTCCGCCTGTTTCAGGCAGTGCTGGAGCGGCGTCCCGAGGCTCACTTGCTCTGCCTGACGCAGCAGCCTGAGGCCATGGCGCAACTGCTCTCGCACTTTTCGCTCACGCAGAATTCGTATACTGTTCGCACAGTCGCCCACGCCGAGATGCCGGGCTGGCTGTCCGCGATGGATTGGGGCCTGCTGCTGATGAACGAGGGGATCGCCAAACGCGGCTCCATGCCGACCAAGCTGGCGGAGTTCTTTGCCGCCGGCGTGCGCCCGGTGATGGCTGGGTGTAATCCTGAGGCGCGCGACTGGGTGCGCCGCGCGGGCTCGGGCATTGTGCTGGAAGACGTCACCGACGCCGCGTTGCAAGAGGCCGCGGCGCGTATCGCCTCCGCCGTCAATGCCGACGAGCTGGCCCGCGCGCGCGAGGCCACGCGCCCGCACTTCAGTCTGGAGTCCGGCGTGGCCCGCTATGAAGCGCTCCTGCAAGACTTGGCGTAA
- a CDS encoding sugar transferase — protein MKRLFDLLIATLALVLLSPLIAIVAVLVRLRMGRPVLFRQVRPGWHECPFTVLKFRTMRQARSEEELLQPDGERLTPLGRRLRRLSLDELPQLWNVVRGDMSLVGPRPLLTEYLQRYTPEQRRRHEVRPGITGWAQVHGRQDIPFSKRLELDVWYVDHRSFALDMRILLMTFLRVFGGGGIHSGQDVVEVDDLGLHPRTRKTREGAK, from the coding sequence ATGAAGCGGCTCTTCGACCTGCTGATCGCAACTCTGGCCCTGGTTCTGCTGTCGCCGCTCATCGCCATCGTCGCCGTTCTTGTACGGCTTCGTATGGGGAGGCCGGTGCTGTTCCGCCAGGTACGGCCGGGCTGGCACGAGTGCCCCTTCACCGTCCTGAAATTCCGCACCATGCGCCAGGCCCGCAGCGAAGAAGAGCTCCTGCAGCCCGACGGCGAGCGTCTTACGCCCCTCGGGCGCCGGCTGCGCCGCCTCAGTCTCGACGAACTCCCACAGCTCTGGAATGTGGTTCGCGGCGACATGAGCTTGGTCGGACCGCGTCCGCTCCTCACCGAGTACCTGCAGCGCTACACCCCCGAGCAACGCCGCCGCCATGAGGTCCGCCCCGGCATCACCGGCTGGGCCCAGGTGCACGGCCGCCAGGACATCCCGTTCAGCAAGCGTCTCGAACTCGACGTGTGGTACGTTGACCATCGCAGCTTCGCACTCGACATGAGAATCCTCTTGATGACCTTCCTTCGGGTGTTCGGCGGTGGCGGCATCCACTCCGGCCAGGACGTGGTCGAGGTGGACGATCTCGGCCTGCACCCGCGGACCCGCAAGACTCGCGAGGGCGCGAAATGA